The following DNA comes from Fervidibacillus albus.
ACAATCTCTTGATATACTTTCAATATCGCTTCAATCGTTTCCTCTTTAGTTGCGGGTTTTAATATGTATTCCTTTACCCCCTCTTTCATTGCTTTTTTCGCATAATCGAAAGAATCATAGGCAGATACCATAATAAATTTGATCTTCGGATGTTTTTTTCGGATGATTTCAATTGCCTCAAGACCATCGATCCCTGGCATTTTGACATCCATCAACATTATGTTTGGCTGTAATTGGTCTGCCATTTGGATTGCTTGCCTTCCATTGGAAGCCTCTCCGCAAACTACTCCTTTTCCAAAATGATCTTCAATAATTTTTCGCATTGCTTTTCGTTCGATCATTTCATCATCAACTAACATAATGTTCAAATTCATATGTATCCACCCCCATTTGATAGGATAGTTCTATTCCCCAATGAATCGTAGCATCCTATTCCTTATTCATATTTTTAGGTATCGATAATGTGATTGTTGTACCTTGTCCAATTTTCGATGTAATGTCTACAATATCCGTTCGATTATAAAACAGTTGTAATCGCTTAATTACATTTTCTAAACCTAACCCTGTCGTATGTCCTGTATGTTTTTCATTTCTTGACGAATCCATATTTATATATCTTTGAATTTTCTCTTCATCCATCCCCATTCCATTATCTTTCACTTCGACAGCAACCACCCCATCCCTTTCAGTTACCGTCAATTGTATTTCTCCACCTTCTTCTTTACCTTCCACCCCATGAATGAACGCATTTTCTACTAATGGTTGTAAAATTAAACGTGGTATTGGCAAATCGAGACATTGTTCATCAATATCCGTTTTAAAAGTGATTCGATCAAAAAAACGAGTGCTTTGAATATAAAAATAATCTTTTACTGATTGGACTTCTTTTTTCAATGTTACAGCTTGATTTATGTCGCCTAAACTGTAACGTAATAAAGAAGACACAGATTCAATCAATTTTGTTGTTTGATCTGCATTCTCGAGAAAAGCCATTCTCGAAACAGTATTTAACGTATTAAATAAAAAATGTGGATTAATTTGGTTTTGCAAATGCTTTAATTCCAGTTCTTTCAGTAATTTTTCTTGCTCAGATTTTTTCTTGATTTCTACGATTAAATCACGGATATTTAGTCGCATTCGATGAAACGTATCGGCTAAAATTTTCATTTCGTCATTGGATTTAATCTCGATTGGTTCCCCTTCT
Coding sequences within:
- a CDS encoding sensor histidine kinase, producing MKTIRSKLITYFFVFVFLFNIVSIAIYFSSTQLMKEYHSSFERFLLLNSISQRTVELTDKVTRFVVERDSVYVIDFHKIRRDLESEASSLEKSMPEIDKFQIQKYKNMIETLIEQGELAIGFAIRDDIDQYHFYLEEVKNTASYLKETTLDLIDLELTEYQDFYQQLNKRNQSFQKFILSLFSTSVLLAVFFALWFSKQLNDPIQALTAMAQEVSTGNLEGEPIEIKSNDEMKILADTFHRMRLNIRDLIVEIKKKSEQEKLLKELELKHLQNQINPHFLFNTLNTVSRMAFLENADQTTKLIESVSSLLRYSLGDINQAVTLKKEVQSVKDYFYIQSTRFFDRITFKTDIDEQCLDLPIPRLILQPLVENAFIHGVEGKEEGGEIQLTVTERDGVVAVEVKDNGMGMDEEKIQRYINMDSSRNEKHTGHTTGLGLENVIKRLQLFYNRTDIVDITSKIGQGTTITLSIPKNMNKE